One Curtobacterium sp. BH-2-1-1 genomic region harbors:
- a CDS encoding DivIVA domain-containing protein produces MATTFPNADRSALGYDVDEVERFLEDARRAYTANDTAPAIEAAKIRATAFSMRKGGYSTAHVDAALERLEDAFAAREREREIADIGQKAWYAEARSKASDVVARLERPDGQRFGRVSFLGTGYHPKDVDAFAKRLEGYFRDGKPLSLTEVRSIVFRPKHGGYREAQVDALLDAVVEVMLAVR; encoded by the coding sequence GTGGCCACCACCTTCCCGAACGCAGACCGCTCCGCCCTCGGATACGACGTCGACGAGGTCGAGCGCTTCCTCGAGGACGCCCGCCGCGCCTACACGGCGAACGACACCGCTCCGGCGATCGAGGCCGCGAAGATCCGGGCCACCGCCTTCTCGATGCGCAAGGGCGGCTACTCCACCGCACACGTCGACGCCGCACTCGAACGGCTCGAGGACGCCTTCGCGGCTCGTGAGCGCGAGCGGGAGATCGCGGACATCGGGCAGAAGGCCTGGTACGCCGAAGCCCGGTCGAAGGCCTCCGACGTCGTGGCGCGTCTCGAGCGTCCGGACGGGCAGCGGTTCGGTCGCGTCAGCTTCCTCGGCACCGGGTACCACCCGAAGGACGTCGACGCCTTCGCGAAGCGGCTCGAGGGCTACTTCCGCGACGGCAAGCCGCTCAGCCTGACCGAGGTCCGCTCGATCGTCTTCCGACCGAAGCACGGCGGCTACCGCGAAGCACAGGTCGACGCGCTGCTCGACGCCGTCGTCGAGGTCATGCTCGCTGTCCGCTGA